Proteins encoded within one genomic window of Triticum aestivum cultivar Chinese Spring chromosome 2D, IWGSC CS RefSeq v2.1, whole genome shotgun sequence:
- the LOC123048918 gene encoding peroxidase 2-like translates to MEASFSTSAPTGFFSDEPYFTSIGYSPTEPCSYPGVSHPQSHHAGAPTGFHPCPASTCHGLKESRSATTTTSALTPRRSCWTPCATPPPASRPGSSASSSTTALSRVAMPLSAEQGRWQAGSGDARIPNLSLRGFEVIDATKKKIEEKCPGVVSCADIVAFAGRDASKILSGNKINFSMPAGRYDGSVSLKDETLPNLPPPFANLNTLTQMFAKKGLSQTEMVALSGAHSIGRSQCSSFRHRHQPPANDNSTTSMDATYAGKLTQDCPAGSDPTVPQDYKTPDVLDSQYYRNMKDRKVLFTSDAALMTSPKTKELVEKYTWWLIGDFLWYRHFEDAMVNMGNIEVKSSTNGQIRNKCGFVNEPYTG, encoded by the exons atggaagcctctttttctactagtgcccccaCCGGTTTCTTCTCCGACGAGCCCTACTTCACCTCCATCGGCTACTCTCCCACCGAGCCCTGCTCCTACCCTGGGGTATCCCACCCCCAGTCCCACCACGCCGGCGCCCCCACCGGCTTCCACCCCTGCCCCGCCTCCACCTGCCACGGGCTCAAGGAGTCAAGGTCGGCTACTACGACGACAAGTGCCCTGACGCCAAGAAGATCGTGCTGGACGCCGTGCGCAACGCCACCGCCGGCATCAAGGCCGGGCTCATCCGCCTCTTCTTCCACGACTGCTTTGTCCAG GGTTGCGATGCCTCTGTCCGCTGAACAAGGTCGCTGGCAAGCCGGATCCGGAGATGCTCGTATCCCAAACTTGAGCCTGCGTGGCTTCGAAGTGATAGACGCGACCAAGAAGAAGATCGAGGAAAAATGTCCGGGtgtcgtctcctgcgccgacatcgTCGCCTTCGCAGGCCGTGACGCCAGCAAGATACTCAGCGGCAACAAAATAAACTTCAGCATGCCAGCCGGCCGCTACGACGGGTCCGTGTCCCTCAAAGATGAGACCCTCCCCAACCTGCCACCACCCTTCGCCAACCTCAATACCCTCACACAAATGTTCGCCAAGAAGGGACTCAGCCAAACCGAGATGGTTGCGCTTTCCGGCGCGCACAGCATCGGCCGCTCGCAGTGCTCCTCCTTCCGTCACCGTCACCAGCCGCCGGCCAACGACAACTCCACCACGTCGATGGACGCCACGTACGCTGGGAAGCTGACCCAGGACTGTCCCGCCGGCAGTGATCCCACGGTGCCGCAGGACTACAAGACCCCCGATGTGCTGGACAGCCAGTACTACAGGAACATGAAGGATCGCAAAGTGCTCTTCACCTCCGACGCAGCGCTCATGACATCACCAAAGACCAAGGAATTGGTGGAGAAGTACACTTGGTGGTTGATTGGAGATTTCTTGTGGTACAGACATTTCGAGGATGCCATGGTGAATATGGGCAATATCGAGGTGAAGAGCAGCACGAACGGCCAGATCAGGAACAAGTGCGGGTTCGTCAACGAGCCCTACACCGGTTGA